The following coding sequences are from one Panicum hallii strain FIL2 chromosome 5, PHallii_v3.1, whole genome shotgun sequence window:
- the LOC112891749 gene encoding uncharacterized protein LOC112891749: protein MHEATVSQPAMEKVYLAVGNDEKQCRFFLLWAKDFIPQQKPLVVLHIYRPATTIPHVGLGGPMVASMLREDLVHEYRKNERNKIKNSLKKCLQNCKVQAKMLIIDKHDVAPAILELINKLKITTLVLGAKNRHDWKSKTAITLEKQADPSCNILYLHEGSLISSRHQRVDVCTARKNEMSSLGGCHFSGSSNTTTSKSFSFFNSRSTANTFDAEQLDDPSLEINPTHIFSDNRFNAIIGLKSIGTFKELVSRRISAESSRDLYQEFHSKYCDILSRCDFVDGFDSVLGLDCQNLGKAHWKYMRSWPAVLEYIVSIINTFHVQLKQKHLSCDGFIHEDLLEAAREPLTRLFTVASAVCAHEIRKSPEKLFCILNMYTSLADATPTLRNVFHTESIGRDAEGLLSKLKDSAREIVKEAKILIQTYSSQIAVQDGGGITSLTGYLMRYLRLLVKHRSSLDTILGHGHSDDLLTVEGVNSTCCLVFGLIADLDTVLEKQSKLLSSKELQCLFLMNNTHFILQEIKQSDVRLIVGSRWIGKRRYCIKEYMKDYISAAWGPVTLNLLATKSISPSKRLRTNVLNFLSAGPTPLQNFTWSFNETCNTQMCWKVPCPVLRKELRLKIMEFVTPVYHAHLESLKQSGRGTAADFKLGLKSKINELFEG, encoded by the exons ATGCATGAGGCAACTGTTTCCCAACCTGCCATGGAGAAGGTGTACCTGGCAGTGGGGAATGACGAGAAGCAGTGCAGGTTTTTCCTGCTATGGGCTAAAGACTTCATCCCACAACAGAAACCATTAGTCGTTCTCCACATCTACAGGCCAGCCACAACGATCCCGCATG TGGGACTGGGAGGTCCAATGGTTGCAAGTATGTTAAGAGAAGATCTTGTTCACGAGTATCGGAAAAATGAGAGGAACAAGATTAAGAACTCCTTAAAGAAGTGCTTGCAAAACTGTAAG GTCCAAGCAAAGATGCTGATAATTGACAAACATGATGTTGCTCCTGCAATTTTGGAGCTCATCAACAAGCTTAAGATTACCACACTCGTCTTGGGAGCTAAAAACAG ACATGACTGGAAGAGCAAGACAGCAATCACTTTGGAGAAACAAGCTGATCCTTCATGCAACATTCTGTATCTCCATGAAGGGAGTCTCATTTCAAGCAG GCATCAGCGTGTTGATGTCTGCACAGCCAGAAAAAATGAGATGTCTTCTTTGGGAGGCTGCCACTTTTCAGGCAGCAGCAACACCACCACCAGTAAATCCTTTTCATTCTTCAACTCTCGTAGCACAGCCAACACCTTTGATGCAGAACAGTTGGATGATCCTTCTCTTGAAATCAATCCTACGCACATATTCAGCGACAACAGGTTCAACGCCATAATTGGTCTCAAGTCAATTGGCACTTTCAAGGAACTAGTTAGCCGGCGAATTTCTGCTGAGAGCTCAAGGGATTTGTACCAGGAATTTCATTCCAAATACTGTGACATCTTGTCAAGGTGTGATTTCGTTGATGGCTTTGACTCTGTTCTTGGTTTAGACTGCCAAAATTTGGGGAAAGCACACTGGAAGTACATGAGGAGCTGGCCTGCAGTGTTGGAGTATATTGTCAGTATTATCAACACATTTCACGTGCAACTCAAGCAGAAGCATCTTTCATGTGATGGATTTATACATGAAGATCTTTTAGAAGCAGCAAGAGAACCTCTGACTCGTCTGTTTACTGTTGCTTCAGCTGTCTGTGCCCATGAGATCAGGAAGTCACCCGAGAAGCTCTTCTGCATATTGAACATGTACACATCACTCGCGGATGCCACCCCCACTCTCAGGAATGTGTTCCATACGGAGTCTATCGGTAGAGATGCTGAGGGCCTTCTTTCTAAACTGAAGGACTCTGCAAGGGAAATAGTTAAAGAGGCTAAAATCTTGATTCAAACTTATAGCTCACAAATAGCAGTGCAGGATGGAGGAGGTATCACATCACTCACTGGGTATCTCATGAGGTATCTCAGATTGCTAGTAAAGCATAGGAGCTCACTTGATACCATTCTAGGACATGGTCACAGTGATGATTTATTGACAGTTGAGGGAGTGAACTCAACATGTTGTTTAGTATTTGGGCTCATTGCTGACTTGGATACAGTGCTTGAGAAACAATCCAAGTTATTGTCTTCTAAAGAACTCCAGTGCTTGTTTTTGATGAACAACACACATTTCATACTACAGGAAATCAAGCAATCAGATGTACGGTTAATTGTAGGATCCAGGTGGATTGGAAAACGCCGGTACTGTATCAAGGAATACATGAAGGATTACATATCTGCAGCATGGGGTCCAGTTACATTGAATTTGTTGGCTACAAAAAGCATATCACCCAGTAAAAGACTTAGGACAAATGTATTAAATTTCCTGTCAGCCGGTCCGACTCCCCTGCAGAATTTTACTTGGTCATTCAACGAAACTTGTAACACTCAGATGTGCTGGAAGGTACCCTGTCCAGTTCTCCGCAAAGAGCTTCGTCTAAAAATTATGGAGTTTGTTACTCCAGTCTACCATGCACACCTGGAAAGTTTGAAACAATCTGGAAGGGGCACTGCTGCAGATTTTAAGCTGGGGTTGAAGAGCAAAATCAACGAATTGTTTGAAGGATGA
- the LOC112895939 gene encoding exocyst complex component EXO70B2-like, with protein MQQLQAVLAPEASGEEEKVHLVLSMEDGHKLQQALQLVPPQRKVILVHIHRPAMMIPIPTLGGTVHASILKDNIVKGYRDEQRDQALQALEGYREICTRAEIQAETLMTENDYVSAGLLGLIAEHKITTLIIIGIGKSWELTGYLNLVRDSHDMHQAFQSKCTEIVRRCQFIGGIDTVLGADSESCGEDYWKTIKAWPAAFEHIVSVINKVLQPLKQDSFKYNGLTPERILLVAEKLIDRFLKVASAVTEVRKSPEKLFCTLYMCRAIVDSTPSLKKVFPSDFLSRIDSVHTVLNDSAREILREFKKLIQNYSSQKVAQDGSILLITGYVMRYIRMLINHAGSLDTILDYGQNSNLFFSKGNSDQLLFEGISLTGHLEIEHSDIKLIVGAEWLKQRRDDFDMHMRDYMSSTWEQIFDSAFKETCNSQMNWKVPCPVLRSKLRDSISEHVTQAYKAYLETPKQSSAGVGRDFKSKVSELFEG; from the exons ATGCAGCAGCTGCAGGCAGTTTTAGCACCAGAAGCAAGTGGGGAAGAAGAGAAGGTGCACCTGGTGTTGTCCATGGAGGATGGTCACAAACTGCAACAGGCTTTGCAACTTGTTCCGCCGCAGAGAAAAGTAATCCTTGTCCATATCCACCGGCCGGCAATGATGATCCCGATCCCGACCT TGGGTGGTACGGTGCATGCAAGCATATTGAAAGATAATATTGTCAAGGGTTATAGGGATGAACAGAGGGATCAGGCTCTCCAAGCCTTAGAGGGCTACAGGGAAATCTGTACTAGAGCAGAG ATTCAAGCGGAGACGCTGATGACCGAGAACGACTATGTGTCAGCTGGGCTTCTGGGACTCATTGCGGAACATAAGATCACCACACTGATCATCATTGGTATTGGCAAAAGTTG GGAACTAACTGGCTACCTGAATTTGGTGAGAGACTCACATGACATGCACCAGGCATTTCAATCCAAATGCACAGAGATAGTGCGTAGGTGCCAGTTTATTGGTGGCATTGATACGGTGCTCGGAGCAGACTCAGAGAGTTGCGGGGAGGACTACTGGAAGACCATCAAGGCCTGGCCTGCAGCATTTGAGCATATTGTCAGCGTTATCAACAAAGTGCTGCAACCCCTTAAGCAGGACAGCTTTAAATACAATGGGCTCACACCCGAGAGGATTTTACTAGTTGCAGAGAAACTTATAGATCGATTTCTCAAAGTTGCGTCAGCTGTTACTGAGGTGAGGAAGTCACCAGAGAAGTTATTCTGCACATTATACATGTGCAGAGCAATTGTTGATTCAACTCCCTCTCTCAAGAAAGTTTTCCCTTCAGATTTTCTCAGTAGAATCGACAGCGTCCACACGGTACTGAatgattctgccagggaaatACTTCGAGAGTTTAAAAAGTTGATCCAGAACTACAGCTCACAGAAGGTAGCACAGGACGGAAGCATCTTACTGATAACCGGGTACGTCATGAGATACATCAGAATGCTGATAAATCATGCTGGCTCACTTGATACCATTTTGGACTATGGTCAAAACAGCAACCTGTTTTTCTCAAAGGGGAACAGCGATCAGCTGTTGTTTGAGGGAATAAGCTTGACAGGTCATCTG GAGATCGAGCATTCGGATATAAAGCTGATCGTCGGAGCTGAGTGGCTTAAGCAGCGCAGGGATGACTTTGATATGCACATGAGGGATTACATGTCCTCGACATGGGAACAG ATTTTCGATTCTGCTTTCAAGGAAACCTGCAACTCTCAGATGAACTGGAAGGTGCCGTGTCCAGTTCTTCGGTCCAAGCTCCGTGATAGCATCTCAGAGCATGTTACTCAAGCCTACAAGGCATATTTGGAAACGCCGAAACAGTCTTCGGCGGGCGTTGGTAGGGATTTTAAGAGCAAAGTTAGTGAACTGTTTGAAGGGTGA
- the LOC112895943 gene encoding exocyst complex component EXO70B1-like: MAVAANMIRKTTMEAEELQMAMTLGEISSRRGLTVVPEPKSAPPSPYPQISKPRSSVGSSFPGYLPGNKLLYSYVAPVRAEKLIVENDDVAAGLLDLIVQHQVTTLILSSMIDRQEHDNVYAVETYDLPSFGSSQCLSGSSNNTVSILQGIMFSVVFDHESLNTFKGETASHLNVVGQSQEFHQAFHAKCVEMGIESVFRLDCKNFQKKQWMPIYRWHRVLLFTIRVLEAILTESKQNHISEAVKEPIRLLLNLASKVAKVKKSPEKLFCILNMHGALFDATPILIRVFDAEFVKIEVGGVVAALNESARGMLLELKILVQTYRPQHELTQGSVLTITEFLVKYIKLLVNHTGNLDPILCQGQADDLLNIEGVNLTGRLVSGIIADLESVVQESSSYVAEGLKFLFLVNNTDFVLRQVEESDVRLMVGAQWIKKRHNNIKQYMRDYLSSSWKQVVRPLETATTSSQKRLKNSFLKIFYPTPSPLRSFESALNKACKSQMHWKVCSPVRRVELRTNVIEYVVQAYQAYRDSLEESVRGDLEDLEPNLKSDLFEG; the protein is encoded by the exons ATGGCAGTGGCAGCTAACATGATTCGCAAGACCACCATGGAAGCTGAGGAGCTCCAGATGGCGATGACCTTGGGTGAAATCTCCTCTCGTCGCGGCCTCACGGTGGTGCCCGAGCCCAAGTCCGCTCCTCCTTCCCCGTACCCCCAGATA TCAAAACCTAGGAGCAGCGTGGGATCCTCCTTTCCTGGCTACCTGCCAGGTAACAAGCTACTCTACTCCTATGTTGCTCCG GTTCGAGCAGAGAAGCTTATAGTTGAGAATGATGATGTTGCAGCTGGGCTTTTGGATCTCATTGTGCAACATCAGGTTACCACGCTCATCTTGAGTTCTATGATAGATAG GCAGGAGCATGACAATGTGTATGCGGTTGAAACATATGACTTACCTTCTTTCGGAAGCTCCCAGTGCCTCTCGGGTAGCAGCAACAACACTGTCTCCATTCTTCAGGGAATCAT GTTCAGTGTTGTCTTTGATCACGAGTCGCTCAACACTTTCAAGGGGGAAACAGCTAGCCATCTGAATGTGGTTGGCCAATCACAAGAATTCCACCAGGCATTTCACGCCAAATGTGTCGAGATGGGTATCGAATCAGTTTTCAGATTAGATTGCAAGAATTTTCAAAAGAAGCAATGGATGCCCATCTATAGATGGCATCGTGTGCTGTTGTTTACAATCAGGGTTCTTGAGGCAATACTAACGGAATCCAAGCAGAATCATATTTCAGAGGCAGTCAAGGAACCGATTCGTCTCCTCCTCAATCTTGCCTCCAAAGTTGCTAAGGTGAAGAAATCACCTGAGAAGCTCTTTTGCATATTGAACATGCACGGAGCACTGTTTGACGCCACCCCAATCCTCATAAGAGTGTTTGATGCAGAATTTGTGAAGATAGAGGTCGGGGGAGTGGTTGCAGCATTGAACGAGTCTGCAAGGGGAATGCTTCTTGAACTGAAAATCTTGGTTCAGACTTACAGACCACAGCACGAACTAACGCAAGGCAGCGTTCTAACGATAACTGAATTCCTCGTGAAATACATCAAGTTACTGGTAAATCACACTGGAAACCTCGATCCCATTCTATGCCAAGGCCAAGCTGATGATCTGTTGAACATTGAGGGCGTGAATCTGACAGGTCGTCTAGTATCTGGAATCATCGCCGATCTGGAATCAGTGGTTCAGGAATCTAGCTCATATGTAGCTGAGGGACTGAAGTTTCTATTTCTGGTGAACAACACAGATTTTGTACTGCGACAAGTTGAAGAATCGGATGTGCGCCTGATGGTAGGAGCCCAGTGGATCAAAAAGCGTCACAACAATATCAAACAGTACATGAGGGATTATCTATCCTCGTCGTGGAAACAGGTAGTGCGTCCTCTGGAGACTGCAACTACCAGTTCTCAAAAGAGGCTCAAGAACAGCTTCCTCAAGATCTTCTACCCCACTCCCAGTCCCCTGCGGAGTTTTGAATCGGCTCTCAACAAAGCATGCAAATCCCAGATGCACTGGAAGGTGTGTAGCCCAGTTCGTCGCGTCGAGCTTCGCACAAATGTCATAGAGTATGTTGTCCAAGCATACCAGGCATACCGGGACAGCCTGGAAGAGTCTGTTCGAGGTGATCTTGAGGACTTGGAGCCGAACCTGAAGAGTGACTTGTTTGAAGGTTAA